One window of the Marmota flaviventris isolate mMarFla1 chromosome 2, mMarFla1.hap1, whole genome shotgun sequence genome contains the following:
- the LOC114088193 gene encoding baculoviral IAP repeat-containing protein 5-like, with product MGAQFLPPTWQLYLKDHRVSMFKNWPFLEGCACTPERMAEAGFIHCPTDNEPDLAKCFFCFKELEGWEPSDNPLEEHKKHSSGCAFLSVKKKLEELTLGEFLKLDKERAKNKIAKETNSKQKEFEENARKVRQAMEQLAALE from the coding sequence ATGGGGGCTCAGTTCTTGCCACCGACCTGGCAGCTCTATCTCAAGGACCACCGCGTCTCCATGTTCAAGAACTGGCCCTTCCTGGAGGGCTGCGCCTGCACCCCGGAGCGGATGGCCGAGGCCGGCTTCATCCATTGCCCCACTGACAACGAGCCCGACTTGGCCAAGTGTTTCTTCTGCTTCAAGGAGCTGGAAGGCTGGGAGCCAAGTGACAACCCCTTAGAGGAACATAAAAAGCATTCGTCTGGGTGTGCATTCCTTTCTGTCAAGAAGAAGCTTGAAGAATTAACCCTTGGTGAATTTTTGAAACTGGACAAAGAAAGAGCCAAGAACAAAATTGCAAAGGAAACCAACAGCAAgcagaaagaatttgaagaaaatgcTAGGAAAGTCCGGCAAGCTATGGAGCAGCTGGCTGCCTTAGAGTGA